One segment of Schistocerca cancellata isolate TAMUIC-IGC-003103 chromosome 2, iqSchCanc2.1, whole genome shotgun sequence DNA contains the following:
- the LOC126158539 gene encoding cuticle protein 18.6-like: MACKDCDDSKNGNSVLFLRQLIVLSMMVAVASAGYLGAPAVYAPGAPLAARGYAATAYAAPIARYAAPVARAYAAPVARAYAPAVAAAPAAVEYDPHPEYSFAYNVQDAHTGDSKSQHESRSGDVVQGSYSLAEPDGSIRTVDYTADPVNGFNAVVHKEAGAHPAVAAPVAVAHAPVAVAAPTRAYAAPIARAAYAAPIARAAYAPALAYGGAYHG, from the exons ATGGCGTGCAAG GATTGTGACGATAGCAAGAATGGTAATAGTGTTCTCTTTCTCCGGCAGTTGATCGTCCTGTCCATGATGGTGGCCGTGGCAAGCGCCGGCTACCTGGGCGCCCCCGCCGTCTACGCCCCCGGCGCACCTCTGGCTGCCCGAGGATACGCCGCCACCGCCTACGCCGCCCCCATCGCTCGTTACGCCGCCCCCGTCGCTAGGGCCTACGCCGCCCCCGTAGCCAGGGCCTACGCCCCAGCTGTCGCAGCCGCTCCCGCCGCCGTGGAGTACGACCCGCACCCCGAGTACAGCTTCGCCTACAATGTCCAGGACGCCCACACTGGTGACTCCAAGAGCCAGCATGAGAGCCGCAGCGGAGACGTCGTCCAGGGCAGCTACAGCCTGGCCGAACCCGACGGCTCCATCCGCACCGTCGACTACACGGCTGACCCCGTCAACGGCTTCAACGCCGTCGTGCACAAGGAGGCCGGCGCCCACCCCGCCGTCGCCGCCCCCGTGGCCGTCGCCCACGCCCCCGTTGCCGTCGCCGCCCCCACCAGAGCTTACGCTGCTCCCATCGCCAGGGCTGCCTACGCCGCCCCCATCGCTAGGGCTGCCTACGCTCCCGCCCTGGCCTATGGTGGCGCCTACCACGGTTGA